A window of Accipiter gentilis chromosome 24, bAccGen1.1, whole genome shotgun sequence contains these coding sequences:
- the F8 gene encoding coagulation factor VIII isoform X2, with protein sequence MMLVGALHNLLFLCLVGEGISKVRRYYIGAVETAWDYTHSDLLSVLQAPAGVSGHPDPRHPILDVPPRYRKAVFVEYPDASFTQPKPKPAWMGLLGPTIRAEVYDTVVVMFKNLASRPYNLHAVGVSYWKASEGAGYEDETSQPEKEGDRVDPGKTHTYIWEIQENKGPTDGDSPCLTHSYSSNTDSVKDINSGLIGALLVCRPGTLANDGNEDMRQEFVMLFAVFDEGKSWYTEPSSPAGPQPLPYNRTELHTINGYINGSLPGLTLCLKKQVHWHVIGLGTGPEVHSIFFEAHTFLVRSHRLSSLEISPATYLTAQTMPGTAGSFRMFCQILSHHQAGMEAIVKVEECLEERLVKMGKLSDEPEDMDYPEEDEETYHVIQVRSFAKERPVTWTHYIAAEEMDWDYAPVKPVSLDRNMTSLFLEAGPQQIGSKYKKVMFVEYEDATFKKRKVSDQLDKGILGPVIKGEVGDQFKIVFRNLASRPYNIYPHGLTSVRPYHAMKPSQDKDVKDFPIPPGQSFTYSWRVTTEDGPTQADPRCLTRFYYSSINPVRDMASGLIGPLLICFKKSMDQRGNQIMSDNMRLVLFSVFDENRSWYLEENIRRFCTDAAHVDTQDPQFYASNVMHTINGYVFDNLQPKLCLHEVVYWYVLSVGAQTDFLSIFFSGNTFKHNMVFEDVLTLFPFSGETVFMSLEKPGIWTLGCLNPDFRDRGMHAKFTVLQCQHEQYPDGEDYVDFEEEEGAFDFQPRAFSKRKRWYRPCVNEQLNITSSRNETEKPTLCLTEPSHGALLSNGRISDPPSNGTSTLLGKIPHPPDISMFSLPETKYEPVSYESFLEDEELSKIISQDEGFGALPPGEHLASVSGRVLGTVSSEGQQRLHQAIQTPGDTLAGKKETKISEVQEPVKRTIVQSGGTLDILEPEPLKTTTHATSLWDSIAYAASKAPLQENRSSFHQNDLERNLGLQGTSSQGAEDKLLRGVDKISLNLYKSKQTINTELALSTDHNSSSTLDNPSASSDKTEDNRTSHTVVHSHTKESNYSSNELDVRLEKRPHKVVLQGVYESFERENVSFSDLGPSNPVQEQILTDESNSLPAKSGTEQEASELAKGTSLLETTFAHTNDLEPSNYVMTEERDELILEEVFQDATATKELPEMDKLAFPESNIVANDTRQFPNPFLNSPEQFLRHRNPAPSVSGPDRRPRQARSMESKGLMHGLGLPNISWPGSRDPLSKGNKAEQDLASQTPETAVNKKAAKACGPHPPFCSTHFKKTFLISSDTLPEVMVAQQSLEEKSNMVEGRLHMGRDTPQALLGDSADKMHPEERPSTDEGVQNSSEGAQHSGRSFPMQGALGSKVAMAASSSETQAAAVAADLASNWDPVSFGAAGHTGGSQSAALAEMQLGKGAVWGAPGSKKVQGRSQMEEETNSVEQLGQFSPQPQQLKANVMEDYVPESTSGQSPEEIPMKPASKENYSLSPGSLAHNHSTTKKTAKYMQASPDGWQVLSGEDVLRETRKREDQGLGEPKEDQESNSTAGKRNHAPGHRERPLLNNGTYLSPSRLKADKPDYDEYGDTEQTMEDFDIYGEEEHDPRSFQGEVRQYFIAAVEVMWEYGNQRPQHFLKAMDPWSARRKPFQQYRKVVFREYMDDSFTQPLLRGELDEHLGILGPYIRAEVEDVIMVTFKNLASRPFSFHSTLQAYEEMQGATQGGDVVKPGELRKYSWKVLPQMAPTTQEFDCKAWAYFSNVDLEKDLHSGLIGPLIICRRGVLNFVFRRQLAVQEFSLLFTIFDETKSWYFRENMERNCRPPCHIQQDSPDFKRNHSFHAINGYVSDTLPGLVMAQQQRVRWHLLNMGSTEDIHSVHFHGQVFSIRTSQEYRMGVYNLYPGVFGTVEMWPSHAGIWRVECKVGEHQQAGMSALFLVYNLNCRNALGLASRHIADSQITASGQYGQWAPYLARLHNTGSINAWSTDRSNAWIQVDLLHLMIIHGIKTQGAHQKFSSLYISQFVVFYSLDGQRWRKYKGNATSTQMLFFANVDATGVKENHFNPPIIARYIRINPTHYSIQTTLRMELIGCDLNSCSVPLGMENRGIPNQRISASSYSTNLFSSWSPSQARLNLQGRTNAWRPKSNSPSEWLQVDFEVTKKVTAVITQGAKAVFTHMFVKEFAVSSSQNGKHWSPVLQDGKEKIFKANQDHTSTVMNSLEPPLFARYVRIHPRQWHNHIALRIEFLGCDTQQEY encoded by the exons tGTGTCAGGGCACCCAGACCCACGGCACCCCATACTTGATGTCCCTCCCCGGTACAGGAAGGCCGTGTTTGTGGAGTATCCTGATGCCTCGTTCACACAGCCCAAGCCCAAGCCAGCGTGGATGG GTCTCCTGGGCCCCACCATCCGAGCAGAAGTCTATGACACGGTGGTCGTCATGTTTAAGAACCTGGCCTCTCGCCCATACAACCTCCACGCCGTCGGGGTGTCCTACTGGAAGGCGTCAGAGG GTGCAGGGTATGAGGATGAGACCAGCCAGCCAGAGAAGGAGGGTGACAGGGTGGATCCGGGGaagacacacacatacatctGGGAAATCCAGGAAAACAAGGGCCCAACGGATGGTGACTCACCATGCCTGACCCACTCCTACTCTTCCAACACTGACAGTGTGAAGGACATCAACTCCGGTTTGATTGGAGCTCTGCTCGTGTGCCGACCTG GCACCCTGGCGAACGATGGGAACGAGGACATGCGGCAAGAGTTTGTAATGCTCTTTGCAGTGTTTGATGAAG ggaaAAGCTGGTACACTGAACCCAGCTCCCCAGCAGGTCCTCAGCCCCTGCCTTACAACAGGACAGAGCTGCACACCATCAATGGCTACATCAATGGCTCATTGCCTG GTCTCACACTGTGCCTCAAGAAGCAGGTCCACTGGCATGTGATCGGGTTGGGCACTGGGCCAGAAGTCCACTCCATCTTCTTCGAAGCCCACACTTTCCTGGTGAGAAGCCACCGTCTCAGCAGCCTAGAAATCTCTCCTGCCACATATCTCACAGCCCAGACCATGCCAGGAACAGCTGGCTCCTTTCGGATGTTCTGCCAGATTCTGTCCCATCATCAAG CTGGCATGGAGGCCATTGTGAAAGTGGAGGAGTGTCTGGAGGAGCGCCTAGTGAAGATGGGGAAGCTGTCAGATGAGCCAGAAGACATGGATTACCCTGAAGAAGATGAGGAAACATACCATGTGATCCAAGTGCGCTCTTTTGCCAAAGAGAGGCCTGTGACCTGGACTCACTACATTGCAGCTGAAGAAATGGACTGGGACTATGCCCCCGTGAAGCCAGTGTCTCTGGACAG AAACATGACAAGCCTGTTCCTGGAGGCTGGCCCTCAGCAGATCGGTTCAAAGTATAAGAAAGTGATGTTCGTGGAGTACGAGGATGCAACCTTCAAGAAGCGCAAGGTGTCAGATCAACTGGACAAGGGAATTCTGGGGCCTGTCATTAAGGGGGAGGTTGGAGATCAGTTTAAG ATCGTGTTCAGGAACCTGGCAAGCCGACCGTACAACATCTACCCTCACGGCCTCACCAGTGTAAGGCCATACCATGCCATGAAGCCCTCTCAAG ATAAGGATGTGAAGGACTTTCCTATCCCCCCTGGCCAGTCATTCACCTACAGCTGGAGGGTCACCACTGAGGATGGGCCAACGCAGGCAGATCCTCGCTGCCTCACCCGTTTCTACTACAGCTCCATCAACCCGGTCCGAGACATGGCCTCAGGCCTGATTGGGCCCCTTTTGATCTGCTTTAAGAAGTCCATGGATCAGAGGGGAAATCAG ATAATGTCAGACAACATGAGGTTGGTGCTCTTTTCAGTCTTTGATGAGAACCGCAGCTGGTACCTGGAGGAGAACATCAGGCGGTTCTGCACTGACGCAGCCCATGTGGATACCCAGGACCCCCAGTTTTATGCCTCCAACGTGATGCACA CTATTAATGGCTATGTGTTTGACAACCTCCAACCAAAACTCTGCCTGCATGAAGTTGTGTACTGGTACGTCCTGAGTGTTGGGGCCCAAACAGATTTCCTCTCCATCTTCTTCTCTGGAAACACATTCAAGCACAACATGGTCTTTGAGGACGTGCTTACCCTTTTCCCATTTTCTGGAGAAACGGTCTTCATGAGTTTGGAAAAGCCAG GCATCTGGACTCTGGGGTGCCTGAATCCTGATTTCAGAGACCGAGGGATGCATGCCAAGTTCACAGTCTTGCAGTGCCAGCATGAGCAATACCCTGATGGGGAAGACTATGTGGattttgaggaggaggaaggtgcctTTGACTTCCAACCCAGGGCCTTCTCTAAAAGAAAGAGGTGGTACAGGCCATGTGTGAATGAGCAACTGAACATCACCTCTTCCAGAAATGAGACAGAGAAGCCAACATTGTGCTTGACAGAACCCAGCCATGGGGCCCTCCTGAGCAATGGCAGGATTTCTGATCCTCCTTCCAATGGCACATCAACACTTTTAGGAAAAATCCCACATCCACCTGATATTTCCATGTTTTCTCTGCCAGAGACAAAGTATGAGCCAGTGTCCTATGAGTCCTTCCTGGAAGATGAAGAATTGTCAAAAATCATCAGCCAGGATGAAGGGTTTGGAGCTCTCCCACCTGGAGAACACTTGGCAAGTGTCAGTGGAAGGGTCCTTGGTACGGTGAGCTCAGAAGGTCAGCAACGGCTGCACCAAGCCATACAAACTCCAGGAGATACTCTGGCAGGAAAGAAGGAGACAAAAATCTCAGAGGTTCAGGAGCCAGTAAAAAGGACAATAGTCCAGTCTGGTGGTACATTAGACATCCTGGAACCAGAGCCTCTGAAGACAACTACTCATGCAACTAGCTTGTGGGACTCAATTGCTTATGCTGCTAGCAAAGCTCCTCTTCAAGAGAACAGGAGCTCATTTCACCAGAATGACCTGGAGCGCAATCTGGGACTTCAAGGCACATCTTCACAGGGTGCTGAGGACAAGTTGCTAAGAGGGGTTGATAAAATATCCTTAAATCTATACAAGTCAAAGCAGACAATCAATACAGAACTGGCTTTAAGTACTGATCATAACTCTTCCTCCACACTGGACAATCCTTCTGCATCTTCAGACAAGACAGAAGACAACAGGACTTCTCATACTGTGGTTCACAGTCACACCAAAGAAAGCAATTATTCTTCAAATGAGCTAGATGTAAGGCTGGAAAAAAGACCTCACAAAGTGGTTTTGCAAGGCGTTTATGAAtcttttgaaagggaaaatgtttctttctcagaCCTGGGACCCAGCAATCCTGTACAGGAACAAATCCTCACAGATGAGAGTAACTCCTTGCCTGCAAAAAGTGGCACAGAACAAGAAGCCAGTGAACTTGCCAAAGGCACAAGCCTTCTTGAAACCACCTTTGCACACACCAATGACCTTGAGCCTTCCAACTATGTAATGACAGAAGAGAGGGATGAATTAATCTTGGAGGAAGTGTTTCAGGATGCTACAGCTACTAAGGAATTGCCAGAGATGGACAAGCTTGCCTTTCCTGAATCAAACATTGTGGCCAATGACACAAGGCAGTTCCCAAATCCTTTCTTAAACAGCCCTGAGCAGTTTCTGAGACACAGAAATCCAGCCCCGAGTGTGAGTGGCCCTGACAGGAGGCCTCGACAAGCCAGGTCAATGGAGAGCAAAGGCTTGATGCATGGTCTGGGTCTTCCCAACATCAGTTGGCCTGGCAGCAGGGATCCCCTTTCTAAGGGTAACAAAGCAGAGCAGGATCTGGCCAGCCAGACCCCTGAGACAGCAGTGAACAAGAAAGCCGCAAAGGCATGTGGACCTCATCCCCCTTTTTGCAGCACTCACTTCAAAAAGACGTTCTTGATATCAAGTGACACTTTGCCTGAGGTGATGGTGGCCCAGCAAAGCCtggaagaaaaatcaaacatGGTTGAAGGGAGACTACACATGGGCAGAGATACTCCACAGGCTCTGCTTGGAGATAGTGCTGACAAGATGCATCCTGAGGAGAGGCCAAGCACAGATGAGGGTGTACAGAATAGCAGTGAGGGGGCCCAGCACAGTGGACGCTCCTTCCCCATGCAGGGAGCACTGGGGAGCAAGGTGGCAATGGCAGCAAGCAGCTCAGAaacacaggctgctgctgtggctgcagacCTGGCCTCAAACTGGGACCCAGTCTCCTTTGGAGCAGCGGGACACACTGGGGGCTCGCAGAGCGCAGCTTTGGCTGAGATGCAGCTGGGCAAAGGTGCTGTCTGGGGGGCTCCTGGGAGTAAGAAAGTTCAGGGGAGAAGCCAGATGGAGGAGGAGACAAACTCTGTGGAGCAGCTAGGTCAGTTCAGTCCTCAGCCTCAGCAGCTCAAGGCCAATGTCATGGAGGACTATGTGCCTGAGAGCACATCTGGGCAAAGCCCAGAAGAAATTCCTATGAAACCAGCTTCCAAAGAGAACTATTCCCTGTCTCCAGGCAGCCTTGCTCACAACCACAGCACTACCAAAAAAACAGCCAAATACATGCAGGCCAGTCCGGATGGATGGCAGGTGCTCAGTGGGGAAGACGTCCTCAGAGAAACCAGGAAGAGAGAGGACCAGGGCCTAGGAGAGCCTAAGGAAGATCAGGAAAGCAACAGCACAGCTGGGAAGAGGAACCATGCCCCAGGACATAGGGAGAGACCACTATTGAACAACGGGACCTATTTAAGCCCCTCGAGGCTAAAGGCTGACAAGCCAGACTATGACGAGTATGGTGACACAGAGCAGACCATGGAGGATTTCGACATCTATGGGGAAGAGGAGCATGACCCACGCTCCTTCCAGGGGGAGGTACGGCAATACTTCATTGCAGCGGTGGAGGTGATGTGGGAATATGGGAACCAGAGACCCCAGCACTTCCTAAAAGCCAT GGACCCCTGGAGTGCCAGGAGGAAGCCTTTCCAGCAGTACCGCAAGGTGGTTTTCCGAGAGTACATGGATGATTCCTTCACACAGCCGCTGCTGCGAGGAGAGCTGGATGAGCACTTGGGCATCCTCGGGCCATACATCAGGGCAGAAGTTGAAGATGTCATCATG GTTACATTCAAGAACCTGGCCTCGCGGCCCTTCTCATTCCACTCCACACTGCAAGCCTATGAGGAGATGCAGGGTGCAACACAGGGTGGAGATGTGGTGAAGCCTGGCGAGCTCCGGAAGTACTCCTGGAAAGTCCTGCCCCAGATGGCACCCACCACACAGGAGTTCGACTGCAAGGCCTGGGCTTACTTCTCCAACGTGGACTTG GAGAAGGACCTGCACTCAGGCCTCATTGGGCCACTGATCATCTGCCGCCGTGGCGTGCTGAACTTCGTTTTCAGGCGGCAGCTGGCTGTGCAGGAGTTCTCCCTGCTCTTCACCATCTTTGATGAAACCAAAAGCTGGTACTTCCGGGAGAACATGGAGAGGAACTGCCGCCCTCCCTGCCACATCCAGCAGGACAGCCCTGACTTTAAAAGAAACCATTCCTTCCACG CCATCAACGGCTATGTGAGTGACACACTGCCTGGGCTGGTGATGGCTCAGCAGCAACGGGTCCGATGGCACCTCCTGAACATGGGCAGCACTGAAGATATCCACTCCGTCCACTTTCATGGGCAGGTGTTCAGCATCAGGACTAGCCAGGAGTATCGCATGGGAGTCTACAACCTTTATCCTG GTGTCTTCGGGACGGTGGAGATGTGGCCCTCACATGCCGGGATCTGGCGGGTAGAGTGCAAAGTGGGAGAGCACCAGCAAGCTGGGATGAGTGCTCTCTTCCTCGTGTACAACCTGA ACTGCCGAAACGCCCTTGGCCTGGCCTCACGCCACATTGCAGATTCTCAGATCACAGCTTCAGGGCAGTATG GGCAGTGGGCTCCTTACCTGGCCAGGCTGCATAACACCGGCTCCATCAATGCTTGGAGCACTGACCGCAGCAACGCCTGGATCCAG GTGGACCTTTTGCATCTCATGATTATTCATGGCATAAAAACCCAAGGGGCCCATCAAAAGTTCTCCAGCCTTTACATCTCCCAGTTTGTTGTCTTCTACAGCCTTGATGGGCAAAGGTGGAGGAAATACAAGGGGAATGCCACTAGCACCCAGATG CTGTTCTTTGCAAATGTGGATGCAACCGGAGTGAAAGAAAATCACTTCAACCCTCCAATCATAGCCCGGTACATCCGCATTAACCCCACCCACTACAGCATCCAGACCACACTGCGTATGGAGCTCATCGGCTGCGATCTGAACA GCTGCTCTGTGCCCCTAGGAATGGAGAACAGAGGGATCCCTAACCAGCGCATCTCCGCGTCCTCCTACAGCACCAACCTCTTCTCCAGCTGGTCACCCTCACAGGCCCGCCTGAACCTGCAGGGGAGGACCAACGCATGGAGGCCAAAG AGCAACAGCCCCAGTGAGTGGTTGCAAGTGGACTTTGAAGTAACCAAGAAAGTAACTGCAGTCATAACCCAAGGTGCCAAAGCTGTCTTCACCCACATGTTTGTGAAGGAGTTTGCTGTCTCCAGCAGCCAGAACGGCAAGCACTGGAGCCCAGTCCTGCAGGATGGCAAGGAGAAG atTTTCAAGGCAAACCAAGACCACACCAGCACAGTGATGAATAGCCTGGAGCCCCCGCTCTTTGCCCGCTATGTGAGGATACACCCTCGCCAGTGGCACAACCATATTGCCCTGCGGATAGAGTTCCTTGGCTGTGACACTCAGCAGGAGTACTGA